GGTGGCCCGCCCGTCGCGGACGGTCAGGGTCGCGAACGAGTAGGAGTGGAACGACGAGCCCCACGGGGTGAGGATCGTGCCGCCCGGGGCGGTCTGCTCCACCCAGGCGTAGGGGATGTCGCGGACCGTGCACGTGGCGATGGTGCGGTCGAAGCGGGCCCGCCCGGGGACGCCCGCCAGGCCGTCGCCGCACTCCATGTGCGGATGCAGGCCCGCCCGCGCCAGGTTGTCCCGGGCGATGTCGTGCAAGGCCTTGTCGGTCTCGATCGTGGTCGTACGGTCCTCGCCGAGCCGGTGCGCGAGCCAGGCGGCGTGATAGCCGGTGCCCGTGCCGATCTCCAATACGGCGTCGCCGTCCCGGACGACCGCGGCCATCGCCAGCATGAGGGAGGGCATGGACGTCGAGCAGGTGGGAACGGCGACCTCGCCCGCCGCGCGCCGCCCGTCGTTGTGCTGGGTGATGAGCGGCAGATCGGCATAGACCATCCGGCGCCACTCCGCCTCGTCCGCGGAGCGGGAGACCGTGCGGTCGGCCACCTCGAAGGTGTCCGGGACGAAGTGCGCGCGGTCGACCGCGGCGACGGCCGGGGCCCATTCCGGCGCCAACGCGCCCTTGTTGCGCAGGATTTCCACCAGCCGGCCCGGTGAGGACATGGCGGCCTCCCCTACTTCTTCGGCGGCTGGGTCACCGGCTTGGTCCACCGGCCGTCGGACTCCTTCGGGCTCTGCTGCTTGTCGCCCTCCTCGCCGCCCTTGCCGTCCCCGTGCTTTCCCATGGACATCCCCCTTCGCCGGTGGTGGGGCGGTCGGGCCCCGTGACGGGGATGCCCAGCACGATGCCCCCGCAAGCACCGGCCTGCGGGGGCATCGTTTCTGCGCTACCTCGTTGCTTCTGTGTTTCTGCGGTGTCCCGTCACCGGCGTCAGACGCCCGCCGGCTCCGGGGCGGCGCGGTCGGTCTCCTCCGCCTGCGGGCCGCCCTTTCCGGCCTTCTTGGCGGCCTTCTTCTTCGCCCGGCGCTCCTTGCGGAGCTCGATCATCGCGTAGAGCGTCGGGACGAGGAGGAGGGTGAGCAGGGTGGAGGTGATCAGACCGCCGATCACGACCACGGCGAGCGGCTGGGAGATGAAGCCGCCGTCGCCCGTGATGGACAGCGCCATCGGGAGCAGCGCCATGATCGTGGCCAGGGCGGTCATGAGGATCGGGCGGAGGCGGTGGCGGCCGCCCTCGATGACCGCCTCCACGACGCCGTGGCCCTGCGCCCGGTACTGGTTGATCAGGTCGATCAGCACGATGGCGTTGGTGACCACGATGCCGATCAGCATCAGCATGCCGATCATCGCCGGGACGCCCAGCGGGGTGCCGGTGGCGACCAGCAGGCCGATCGCACCGGTCGCCGCGAAGGGGATCGAGACGAGGAGGATCAGCGGCTGGATCAGCGAGCGGAAGGTGGCGACCAGCAGCATGAAGACGATGGCGATGGCCGCCAGCATCGCCAGGCCGAGCGAGGAGAACGCGTCGGTCTGGTCCTGGGAGACGCCGCCGATCTCCGCGGTGGCACCGTCCGGCAGCTTCAGCGCGTTGATCTTGCTCTGGAGCGTGGCACTGACCGCGCCGGTGTTGTCGCCGGTCGGCTTGGCGGTGATGGTCGCCGAACGGGCCCCGTCGATCCGGGTCATCTGGACCGGGCCGGGGACGGTCCGCACGGTGGCGAGCGTGCCGAGCTCGGCGGGTCCGGCCGGGGTCGGGATGGCCAGCTTCTTCAACTCGGCCACGGTGGTCGCCGGGTGGGCCGACTTGATCACGATGTCGCGCTCGGTGTCGTCCAGGACGGCCTTGCCGCTGGTGGTGCCGCGGACCGCCTGGGTGACCGCACCGCCGAGGGTGGTCTGGTTGTAACCGGCCGCGGCCGCCTTCTCGTTGGGCTTCACGGAGATCCGCGGCACGCTCTGGGCGAGGTCGCTCTGGACGTCGGTGACGTCGTCGAGACCGGCGACGGTCTTGCGGACCTGCTCACTGGCCTTCTTCAGGACGTCGCCGTCGGCGGCCTTGACGACCACGCTCAGGTCCTGGTTGCCGAAGCCGCCGCCCGCGGTGACGGTGGTGTCGCCGATGGACGGGCCGAGCTTGTCGAGACCGGCCCGCAGGTCGTCGCTGACCTTGCCGGAGTCCGCGGCGTCCTTCAGCTTGAGCTGGTAGGAGGCCTGGTTGGCGCCGGTGCCGCCGCCGAAGGCGGCCATGAAGCCGGAGGAGCCGACGGTGACCTGGTAGTCGGCGAGGTCGTCGTTGGCCGCGAGCAGCTTCTCGACCTTCTTGGCCTGCTTGTCGGCCGCGTCCAGGCTGGTGCCGGGCTCGAGCTCCTGCTTGACGGTGAGGGTGTCCTGGTCGCCCTGGTCGAAGAAGTTGGTCTTCAGGAGCGGGCCCATGCCGAAGGTACCGAGGAGGATGACGACGGCGATGACCAGGCTGGTGATCCGGCGGCGGGTCGCGAACCGCAGGACGGGGACGTAGAGGCGCTGCAGCGGGCTCTTGGCCTCCTTCTCCTCGGCCTCGCGGCGCAGGTCGTCCTGGGTCGTGCCCTCGGGGATCTCCGGGGCGCGCAGGAACCAGAACGAGAGGACCGGTACGACCGTCAGGGAGACGATCAGGGAGGAGAGCAGGGCGACGGTCACCGTCAGCGAGAAGGAGCCGAAGAGCGCACCGACCATGCCGCCGACCACGCCGATCGGCAGGAAGACCGCGACCGTGGTGAGGGTGGAGGAGGTGATCGCTCCGGAGACCTCCTTGACGGCGGAGAGGATGGCCTCGCGGCGCTCCTCGCCGTAGCCCAGGTGCCGCTTGATGTTCTCCAGGACGACGATGGAGTCGTCGACGACGCGGCCGATCGCGATGGTCAGCGCGCCGAGGGTGAGCATGTTCAGGGAGAGGTCCCCGGTCCACAGCACGATCAGCGTGATGACCACCGAGAGCGGGATGGAGACCGCGGTGACCAGCGTCGAGCGCAGGCTGAGCAGGAAGACGAGGATGACGATGACCGCCATGGCGAGACCGAGCAGGCCCTCGGTGGTCAGCGACTCGATCGACTTGGAGACCGCCGGGCCCTGGTCGGAGGCGACCGTGACCTCGGTGCCCTTGCCCAGGTCCTGACGGATCTTCGTGAGCTTGTCCTTGACCGCGTCGGATATCGCGACCGCGCTGCCGTCCTGGTCCATCGTCACCATGACGGCGAGGCTGGGCCTGCCGTCGGTGCGGGTGATCGAGGTCGGGGTGGCCGACTGCTCCTTGACGGTGGCGACGTCGCCGAGGCGGACCGGCTCGGCCGGCCGGCCGGCGCCCGCGGCGGCGTCACCGGCTGCCGGGGACGGCGCGATCGTCAGGTCCCTGATCTGCTTGACGGACGTGAAGCCCGCGCCGACCTGGACGGTCTTGCTCTGCCCGCCCTCGGCGAACGACCCGGCGGGCACCGACGTCCCGCCGGCCTCCAGCGCCTGGCCGAGCGCCTGGGAGTTCAGCCCGGCGGCGGCGAGCTTCTTCTCGTCGGGGGTGACCGCGACGATCCGGTCCTGGACGCCGTCCACCGTGACCTGGCTGACGCCGTCGATGTTCTTCAGGTCCGGGACGACGCTGCGCTTGAGCTGGTCGGCGAGCGTCTGCTGGTCCTTGTCCCGGGAGGAGACGGCGAGGACGACGGTGGGGATGTCGTCCGTCGAGCCGGCCACCACCTGCGGGTCGACGTCCTTGGGCAGCTTCGCGCGGGCGCGGTTCACGGCCTGCTGGACATCGGCGACCAGGCGCTCGGAGTCGTTGCCGTAGTCGAACTGCGCCATGATGACGCCCGAGCCCTCGCTCGACGTCGAGGTGACGCTCTTGATGCCGTCGACCGCCTGGACACCGTCCTCGAGCGGCTCGATCACCTGCTTCTCGACGACATCGGGGGAGGCGCCCTGGTACGGCGCCAGCACGGACACCATCGGGAGTTCGATGGACGGCAGGAGCTGCTGCTTGAGCTGTGGGATCGCGATGGCGCCGAAGGCGATCGCCACGATCGACATCAGCGCTATCAGGCCCCGTTGTACGAGGCTGAGTCGGGACAGCCAGGACATGGGTGGGGTCTCTCTTCTGTTCTGAAACGGACGGCGGGGCCTTTCACGGGCCCACATACACCTTCCGCCATGCCCTGACCGGATTTCCTCGCTCGCAGGTCGGTTTCCGGCCGGTGCCCGTACCGCGTTGGGAGTACGGCAGGCTCCCCCCTCACTGCACCCGTGGGCGTACGAGTCCCGACTCGTAGGCGATGACCACCAGCTGGGAGCGGTCCCGGGCGCCCAGCTTGGCCATCGCGCGGTTCACATGCGTCTTGACGGTGAGCGGGCTGACCGCGAGCTGCTCGCCGATCTCGTCGTTGGACAGCCCGCCGGCCACCAGGGTCAGCACCTCGCGCTCGCGGCCGGTCAGCGTCGCCAGCCGTTCGGCACCCCGGCCGCCGGGTCCGCCGTCCCCGGAACTGCCGCCCTGCGCGAGGAACTTCGCGATCAGGCCCTTGGTCGCGACGGGCGAGAGCAGCGCCTCCCCGGCCGCCGCGATCCGGATCGCGTTCAGCATCTCGTCCGGTTCGGCGCCCTTGCCGAGGAAGCCGCTGGCGCCGTTCCGCAGCGACTGCACCACATAGTCGTCGACCTCGAAGGTGGTCAGGATGACCACCCGGACGTCGGTGAGCTCCGGGTCCTCGCTGATCATGCGGGTGGCCGCCAGGCCGTCCACCCCGGGCATCCGGATGTCCATCAGGACGACATCGGGGCGCTGGGCCCGGGTCAGTTCGTACGCCTGGGCGCCGTCGGAGGCCTCCCCCACCACCCGCATGTCCGGCTCGGAGTCGACCAGCACCCGGAACGCGCTGCGCAGCAGCGCCTGGTCGTCGGCGAGCAGCACCTTGATCGTCATACCGACTCCCCCGTCCGGACGGCCTGAAGCGGAAGGGTGACCCGGACCTGGAAGCCGCCGGCCGCCCGCGGTCCTGTCACGACCGTGCCGCGCAGGGCGAAGACCCGCTCGCGCATCCCGATCAGGCCGTGGCCACCGCCGCTGTCCTCCGGCTCACCGGGCCCGCCGGGCCCCACGGGCGGCCGGTCGCCGCCCTTCTGCCGCGGGATGCCGGCCCGGCCCGCGCCGTCGTCCAGGACGGTCACGGTCAGCGCGGTGTCGCCGTGGACGATCCGCACCGTGGCGCGGGCCCCCTCACCGGCGTGCTTGTGGACATTGGTCAGCGCCTCCTGGACCACGCGGTAGGCGGTGAGGTCGACGGAGGCGGGCAGCGGCCGGGGCGAGTGCGGGACCTCCAGGTCGACCGGGATGCCGGCCCGGACGAACCCGTCGACGAGCTGGTCGAGGACACCGAGTCCCGGAGCCGGCTCGGTCGGCGCCTTGGGATCGTCGGACTGCCGCAACAGGCCGACGGTGGCGCGGAGTTCCTCCAGCGCCGAGCGGGACGCCTCACGGACGTGCGCCAGCGCCTGCTTCGCCTGGTCGGGACGGTTGTCCATGACGTGCGAGGCGACGCCCGCCTGGACGTTGACCAGGGCGATGTGATGGGCGACGACATCGTGCAGCTCACGGGCGATCCGCAGGCGCTCCTCGGCGACCCGGCGCCGGGCCTCCTCCTCGCGGGTGCGCTCGGCGCGTTCGGCGCGCTCCCGGATGGCGCTGACGAAGGCGCGTCGGCTGCGGACCGCGTCGCCGGCGGCCGCGGCCATGCCCGTCCAGGCGAAGATGGCGATGTTCTCCTGCGCGTACCAGGGGCGGGGCCCGTAGAGCATCGCCGCGGCGGTCAGGACGACCACGGTCAGGGCGCCGACCCGCCCGGTCGTGGGCCGGTCGGTGCGCGAGGCCAGGCTGTAGAGCGCTATCACGGCGGAGGCGGCCACGGGGGCCCGCGGATCGCTGGAGCGGGCGAGCAGCTCGACGATGGTGAGCGAGCCGGTGACGGCCAGGACCGTACGGGGCAGCCGGCGGCGCAGGACCAGTGCGGCGCAGGCCAGCGCGGCGAGCACCACGGTCGTGGCGGTCAGGTGGTGGCCGGCGAACCGCGGGCCGTGCGGACCGTGCGGGTCGGCCACCGCACCGCACAGGATGCACGCGAAGACGGCCACGGCCAGGGCGGCGTCGAAGGCGAGCGGATGCGTCCGGTGCCACTGGAAGCGGCCGACACGGGGTGCGTCCGGGCGGGGGTCGAGGAGGCTCACAAGAGCAAACGGTAGCGCCCCGGTCCACCGAGGGGCCGGGGCGCTGTGCGCTGGAGTGGAGCGGTCGGGCCGGGAGCGGCCCAGGACTCAGCCCGGGATGAGGCCGTCGTCGCTGAGCATCTCCCGGACCTCGTCGAGCGAGGCGTCCGGGGACGGCAGGATGAGTTCGGAGGGTTCGAGGGCGTCGTCGGGGAGCGGCGTGCCGAGCCGGCGCACCGCGTCCAGCAGGGCACCGAGAGTGCGCTGGAAGCCTGCTTCGTCGTTGCTCTCCATCTCGGCGAGCAGCTCATCGTCCAGCTTGTTGAGCTCGGCGAAGTGGGCATCGTCCAGCTTCACCTGGCCCTCCCCCATGATCCGTACGATCACGACGGTCTCCCTTGGTCCGGTCCGACGATCTCTGCGAGGCTATCCGCCGCCGGCCGTCACTGCTTGTCGAAACGCGGCCGGTCCTGCTGCGGGGCGGACTGCCCCGCGCCGTTCTGACCGCCCTCGATCGCCTGCTGGCCGGACGAGCCTCCCGCGAGCTCGGCCTTCATCCGCTGTAGCTCCAGTTCGACATCGCTGCCGCCGGAGAGGCGGTCCAGCTCGGCCGTGATGTCGTCCTTGGCCATGCCGGTCGGGTCGTCCAGCGCGCCGGAGGCCATCAGCTCGTCGAGCGCACCGGCCCTGGCCTGGAGCTGTGCGGTCTTGTCCTCCGCACGCTGGATGGCCATGCCGACGTCGCCCATCTCCTCGGAGATGCCGGAGAAGGCCTCGCCGATCCGGGTCTGTGCCTGGGCGGCCGTGTACGTGGCCTTGATCGTTTCCTTCTTCGTACGGAAGGCGTCGACCTTGGCCTGCAGCCGCTGCGCGGCCAGCGTGAGCTTCTCCTCCTCGCCCTGGAGCGTCTGGTGCTGCGTCTCCAGGTCCGTGACCTGCTGCTGCAGCGCACTGCGCCGGCTCAGCGCCTCGCGGGCCAGGTCCTCGCGGCCGAGCGCGAGCGCCTTGCGGCCCTGGTCCTCCAGCTTGGCGGACTGGCCCTGGAGCTGGTTGAGCTGAAGCTCCAGGCGCTTGCGGGAGGTCGCCACGTCGGCGACGCCGCGGCGTACCTTCTGAAGCAGCTCCAGCTGCTTCTGGTACGAGTAGTCGAGGGTTTCGCGCGGGTCTTCGGCCCGGTCCAGGGCCTTGTTGGCCTTCGCGCGGAAGATCATCCCCATCCGCTTCATGACACCATCGCTCATGGGCCTCGCGCGCCCCCTTCTGACCGAGTCACCTCGGGCTTAGGCTCCAGCACATCTACAGACCCCACAGTACGGGCCCTGGTTCCATTACCGCACTGTTCGCGCCCGGATGCGCTCCTCCTCCAGGACGATCGCGGCGGCGTCGTCTCCCGCGCAAGGAGTAGGGAGAGTCCGGACAAGCCACACGATGTCTGCTCTGTGCCGGTAGGACAGGGGTTCCGGCACGGCCGGGCGCAGGCTCCGCGGGTGCCGTTGCCGGATCGTGCCCCGTCGGACCATGGTTCAGCCGCGGCGAGCACGTACCCTTGGGCCTTGTGTTCCGAAGCCGTTCGAAGGATGAGCAGGCCGCGACCGCCAAGGTGACCGCGGACCAGCCCCAGCAGCCCCGCGATCCGCAGGCCCCCAAGGGCCGCCCGACGCCCAAACGCAGCGATTCCCAGTCGCAGCGCCGCTCCCGTGCGCATACGCCGGCCAACCGCAAGGACGCGACGAAGGCCCAGCGTGAGGCCCGCCGCGCCGACATGGCCCGCCAGCGCGAGGCCATGGCCAGCGGTGACGAGCGGTATCTGCCGGTGCGCGACAAGGGACCGGTGCGCCGGTTCGCGCGCGACTACGTCGACTCCCGCTGGGCCGTCGCCGAGTTCTTCCTGCCGATGGCCGTGGTGATCCTGGTGCTCACCATGATCCGGGTGCCGTCGATCCAGAGCATCGCGCTGCTGCTGTGGCTCGTGATCATCGTGCTGATCGTGATCGACTCCGCCCTGATCTGGGTCCGTCTGGGCAAGCTGCTCCAGGAGCGCTTCCCGAACGAGAACCTCAAGGGCGTGAAGCCGTACGCGGTCATGCGCACGTTGCAGATGCGGCGGCTGCGACTGCCGAAGCCGCAGGTGAAGCGGGGCGAAAAGCCGTAGTCGTGCGTGGGGGCCGGGGTCGTTCCCGATGCCTCCCCCGGCCAACGCTGGGAGGTGCCCCCGGACCTCGCCGTTGTGGTGGCGCGCCGTCGCGGCGGGATGAAGTTTTTGACTGCTGGGCCGGGTCCGTACGGACCCGGCCCAGCAGTCGTCAGGGCTCGGCCCCGGGCTGGTCAGCCCCGGCTCAGGCCTCCGCGTCCGCGTGCAGGCTCATGGGGCCCGGGTAGATTTCGGTGCCGTCCTCGAAGAGCCTCACCTGGTCGACGCCGCCCTCGAGGAGGGCCTTCCACTCCTCGCCGATCCAGGACTCCGCGTCGCCCTGGGTGGTGAACTCCTCCGGTTGCACGGCCGGCGCCGTCTCCGAACCGTCGGCCTTCTCGAACCGCCACGTCCACGCCATGTGCGCCTCCTGGATCCCACCGAGTACGAATCTGTGCCACCGCGGAGCGCGTCCTGACGCACTCCGCCGTGCCGTGCTTCCGTGCTGATCGGCAGCCTAACGGCCGTGTCGAGTCCGCCCCCGCCGCGCCCGCCGGACGCGGACGCGAGAAACTCGGCGGTGTGGATGTGACTCTCCTCGGCACCGGCGCCCCTCAGGGGCTGCCGCGGCCCGGCTGCCCGTGTGCCGCCTGCGCGACCGCCGTCGGCGACGAGGCGCGGGCGGCGACCGCGCTGCTCGTCGACGGTGCGCTGATGATCGATCTGACGCCCGGACCGGCTTTCGCGGCCGCCCGCGCCGGGCAGTCGCTGACGGGTGTCCGCCAGGTGCTGCTCTCGCATCCGCACGACGGTCCGGTGATGGAGGTGCCTGCCGGGCTGCCGCAGCCGGGCCGGGTCGCGGACGGGCGGGAGCTGGCGCTGCTCGACGGACACCGGGTGCGGGCGGTCGCGGTGGACATCCCGGGTACCGGCTACGAGATCTCCGGCGCCACGGGCGAGCGGCTGCTGTATCTGCCGCCGGGCGCGGCCCCGGCCGGGCCGGTCAACGGGAACGGCCGCACGGCGGGCGGCGGGGGCGGCACCGGCCCCTACGACCTGGTGCTGCTCGACGTACTGGAGCGGCCCGATGCGCTGGCGAAGCTGCGGGCGAGCGGGGCGGCCGACGCGGCGACGGATGTGGTCGCGGTGCACATCGACCACGACGTGCCGCCGGGGCCCGAGCTGCACCGCCGGCTGGCGGCGGTGGGAGCCCGTGCGGTGCCCGACGGCAGCACGCTGGTGGTCGGCGAGTTCCATGCGGTGCCGGATCTGCCGCGGCGGACGCTGGTGCTGGGCGGGGCGCGCAGCGGGAAGTCGGTGGAGGCGGAGCGGCGGCTCGCGGCCTTTCCCGACGTGGTGTACGTGGCCACCGGGGGGACCCGGGACGGCGACCAGGACTGGGCGCAGCGGGTCTCGCTGCACCGTGAGCGGCGCCCCGGCAGCTGGCGCACGGTCGAGACCTGCGATCTGGTGCCGCTCCTGGAGGCCGGGAGGCCGGGTGCGGACGCCGGGAGGCCGGGTGCGGACGCCGGGAGGCCGGGTGCGGACGCCGAGGCGCGGGGCACGGAAGCCGGGGGGCCGGGCCTCGACGCCGAGGGGCCCGGCGCCGGCCGGGCGGGCGAGACATCGCCGCTGCTCATCGACTGTCTGGCGCTGTGGCTGACGCATGTCATGGACGAGGTCGGGGCGTGGGACGACGCGACCTGGGAGGCCGGTGGCCGGCGGGCGCTGCGGGAGCGGACCGATGCGCTGGTGGCGGCGGTGCGCCACACGCCCCGGACCGTGGTGGCGGTGAGCAACGAGGTCGGATCCGGCGTCGTCCCCGCGACTGCGGCGGGCCGCCGGTTCCGTGACGAACTGGGGCGGCTGAACGCGGCGTTCGGCGCGGAGTGCGAGCAGCTGCTGCTGGTCGTCGCGGGCCAGGCGCTTGCGCTGCGTGGATGACGGAGGCCCGCTGGGGCCCGTGACCGCTGCGCTGCGTGGATGACGGAGGCCCGCTGGGGCCCGTGTCCGCTGCGCTGCGTGGATGACGGAGGCCCGCTGGGGCCCGTGTCCGCTGCGCTGCGTGGATGACGGAGGCCCGCTGGGGCCCGTGTCCGCTGCGCTGCGTGGATGACGGAGGCCCGGTGGGGCCCGTGTCCGCTGCGCTGCGTGGATGACGGAGGCCCGGTGGGGCCCGTGTCCGCTTGCCCGGCGGCGCGGCACCGGGTGCTCTTGACCCGTGACCGAATCCGAGCGGACCGAATCCGAAACGCCGGCCGGGTGGGAAGCCGGGCCCGCCCGGGAGCCGGGCGCGCGCGGGCGGCGTTTCGACGCGGCCGTACGCGCCTATCTGGAGCGGCGTCCGGAGGCGACGGTGGTCGCGCTCGGCGAGGGGCTCGGGACCGGTTTCTGGCGGCTGGACAACGGGCGGCTGAACTGGCTGACGGTGGTGCCGCCGGAGACCGCCGCGGTGCGCCGGATACTGCTGCCGGACAGCGCCCGGCGGCGTACCGTCGCCCGCGCGGTGACCGATCACGGCTGGCTGGACGCGGTACGGGAGCCGGGGCGCGGGGTCATCGTGACGGCGCCGGGGGTGCTGATGCGGCTGCCGCCGCCCGCGGTCCGCGCGCTGCTGGCGGCCTGTGCGGAGCGGTTTCCCGGTGGTGCGCTGGTCTTTGACGCACCGCCACGGCGGGCGACCGCGCGGGCCCGGTGGGCCGGTGGGGCCGGCGGCCGGTGGCCGGCGCCGGTGCGCTGGGCGCTGGACCGTGCCCAACTGCCGCGGGTGGCCGGTGCGCACCCGGGCATCGTCGCGGTCCGCGAAGTCGGCCCGCCGCCGGCGTCGCCGCAGCGGACGGCGCCGGGCGGTCTGCCGGCCCGGCTCCTGTGGCCGGTGCGCCGCGTACCGGTGCTGGGCGCGCTGACGCCGCTGGTGTGCGAGGTGCGCTTCGCGCCGGCCGGTTCCCCCGGGGCGCCTCGTCAGCCGTGAGTTGACGGTAATCTGCGCCCAATGAGCGCCCTGAACCTCGATGACTTCGCCCACCTGATCGAGCGCCCCGACGGCGGTGTGCGCCGTGACGCCGAGGAGCGGCGGGCACGGCTGGCCGTGCCGCCGGGTGCGCTCGGCCGCCTCGACGAGCTGGGCGAGTGGTTGGCCGCCGCGCAGCAGCAGGTCCCGGTACGGCCCGTCGGACGCCCGCGGGTGCTGCTGTTCGCGGGCGATCACGGGGTGGCGGAGCTGGGGGTGTCGGCCCGGCCGGCCGGCGGCACCAGGGATCTCGTACGGGCCGTGCTGGACGGGTCGAGCCCGGCCGCGGTGCTGGCCCGTGGCGCCGGGGCGCAGCTGCGGGTGGTGGATCTGTCCGTGGACTGCGACCCGGAGGAGCTGCCGGAGGACGTCACCCGGCACCGGGTGCGGCGCGGTTCAGGACGGATCGACATCGAGGACGCGCTGACGGCCGAGGAGGCCGAGGCGGCGTTCCGGGCCGGGATGGCCGTCGCGGACGAGGAGGCGGACGCCGGGACCGACCTGGTGGTGCTGGGCGATCTGAGCGTCGGCGGGACGACGGCGGCGAGCACGTTGATCGCCGCGCTGTGCGGGACGGACGCCTCGGTGGTCACCGGGCGGGGCGGGGCCCCGATCGACGATCTGGCCTGGATGCGCAAGTGCGCGGCGATCCGCGACGCGCTGCGGCGGGCCCGTCCGGTGCTCGGCGACCAGCTGGAGCTGCTGGCCACGGTCGGCGGCGCGGACCTGACCGCCATGACCGGCTTCCTGCTCCAGAGTGCGGTGCGCCGTACGCCGGTGATCCTGGACGGGGTGGTCTCGGCGGCCTGTGCGCTGGTGGCGCAGCGGGTGGCGTTCCGGGCGCCGGACTGGTGGGTGGCCGGGCAGGCGAGCGGGGAGCCGGCGCAGGCCAAGGCGCTGGACCGGATCGCACTCAACCCTCTGCTCGACCACGGCGTCACTGCTGGAGAGGGGACGGGGGCGCTGCTGGCCCTGCCATTGGTGCAGGCGGCCGCGGCCCTGGCGGCAGAACTGCCCGTACGCGACTGACCCGGCACCGGCCCGGCCGGCCGTCGTACGCAGCGACCGGATGAGCGCCCGCCGGGCGCTCATCACTTCACGCCCGCACCGGACCACCGGCGGCGCCCCATAAGATCACGCTTTACACGTTTTATGGGAGACATCGCTTGAGTCCGGACGAAGACCGCCCTCGCGGCA
This Streptomyces decoyicus DNA region includes the following protein-coding sequences:
- a CDS encoding efflux RND transporter permease subunit; the protein is MSWLSRLSLVQRGLIALMSIVAIAFGAIAIPQLKQQLLPSIELPMVSVLAPYQGASPDVVEKQVIEPLEDGVQAVDGIKSVTSTSSEGSGVIMAQFDYGNDSERLVADVQQAVNRARAKLPKDVDPQVVAGSTDDIPTVVLAVSSRDKDQQTLADQLKRSVVPDLKNIDGVSQVTVDGVQDRIVAVTPDEKKLAAAGLNSQALGQALEAGGTSVPAGSFAEGGQSKTVQVGAGFTSVKQIRDLTIAPSPAAGDAAAGAGRPAEPVRLGDVATVKEQSATPTSITRTDGRPSLAVMVTMDQDGSAVAISDAVKDKLTKIRQDLGKGTEVTVASDQGPAVSKSIESLTTEGLLGLAMAVIVILVFLLSLRSTLVTAVSIPLSVVITLIVLWTGDLSLNMLTLGALTIAIGRVVDDSIVVLENIKRHLGYGEERREAILSAVKEVSGAITSSTLTTVAVFLPIGVVGGMVGALFGSFSLTVTVALLSSLIVSLTVVPVLSFWFLRAPEIPEGTTQDDLRREAEEKEAKSPLQRLYVPVLRFATRRRITSLVIAVVILLGTFGMGPLLKTNFFDQGDQDTLTVKQELEPGTSLDAADKQAKKVEKLLAANDDLADYQVTVGSSGFMAAFGGGTGANQASYQLKLKDAADSGKVSDDLRAGLDKLGPSIGDTTVTAGGGFGNQDLSVVVKAADGDVLKKASEQVRKTVAGLDDVTDVQSDLAQSVPRISVKPNEKAAAAGYNQTTLGGAVTQAVRGTTSGKAVLDDTERDIVIKSAHPATTVAELKKLAIPTPAGPAELGTLATVRTVPGPVQMTRIDGARSATITAKPTGDNTGAVSATLQSKINALKLPDGATAEIGGVSQDQTDAFSSLGLAMLAAIAIVFMLLVATFRSLIQPLILLVSIPFAATGAIGLLVATGTPLGVPAMIGMLMLIGIVVTNAIVLIDLINQYRAQGHGVVEAVIEGGRHRLRPILMTALATIMALLPMALSITGDGGFISQPLAVVVIGGLITSTLLTLLLVPTLYAMIELRKERRAKKKAAKKAGKGGPQAEETDRAAPEPAGV
- a CDS encoding response regulator encodes the protein MTIKVLLADDQALLRSAFRVLVDSEPDMRVVGEASDGAQAYELTRAQRPDVVLMDIRMPGVDGLAATRMISEDPELTDVRVVILTTFEVDDYVVQSLRNGASGFLGKGAEPDEMLNAIRIAAAGEALLSPVATKGLIAKFLAQGGSSGDGGPGGRGAERLATLTGREREVLTLVAGGLSNDEIGEQLAVSPLTVKTHVNRAMAKLGARDRSQLVVIAYESGLVRPRVQ
- the pspAA gene encoding PspA-associated protein PspAA, whose protein sequence is MIVRIMGEGQVKLDDAHFAELNKLDDELLAEMESNDEAGFQRTLGALLDAVRRLGTPLPDDALEPSELILPSPDASLDEVREMLSDDGLIPG
- a CDS encoding sensor histidine kinase, with the protein product MSLLDPRPDAPRVGRFQWHRTHPLAFDAALAVAVFACILCGAVADPHGPHGPRFAGHHLTATTVVLAALACAALVLRRRLPRTVLAVTGSLTIVELLARSSDPRAPVAASAVIALYSLASRTDRPTTGRVGALTVVVLTAAAMLYGPRPWYAQENIAIFAWTGMAAAAGDAVRSRRAFVSAIRERAERAERTREEEARRRVAEERLRIARELHDVVAHHIALVNVQAGVASHVMDNRPDQAKQALAHVREASRSALEELRATVGLLRQSDDPKAPTEPAPGLGVLDQLVDGFVRAGIPVDLEVPHSPRPLPASVDLTAYRVVQEALTNVHKHAGEGARATVRIVHGDTALTVTVLDDGAGRAGIPRQKGGDRPPVGPGGPGEPEDSGGGHGLIGMRERVFALRGTVVTGPRAAGGFQVRVTLPLQAVRTGESV
- a CDS encoding PspA/IM30 family protein encodes the protein MSDGVMKRMGMIFRAKANKALDRAEDPRETLDYSYQKQLELLQKVRRGVADVATSRKRLELQLNQLQGQSAKLEDQGRKALALGREDLAREALSRRSALQQQVTDLETQHQTLQGEEEKLTLAAQRLQAKVDAFRTKKETIKATYTAAQAQTRIGEAFSGISEEMGDVGMAIQRAEDKTAQLQARAGALDELMASGALDDPTGMAKDDITAELDRLSGGSDVELELQRMKAELAGGSSGQQAIEGGQNGAGQSAPQQDRPRFDKQ
- a CDS encoding methyltransferase domain-containing protein encodes the protein MSSPGRLVEILRNKGALAPEWAPAVAAVDRAHFVPDTFEVADRTVSRSADEAEWRRMVYADLPLITQHNDGRRAAGEVAVPTCSTSMPSLMLAMAAVVRDGDAVLEIGTGTGYHAAWLAHRLGEDRTTTIETDKALHDIARDNLARAGLHPHMECGDGLAGVPGRARFDRTIATCTVRDIPYAWVEQTAPGGTILTPWGSSFHSYSFATLTVRDGRATGRFSGRPAFMWARQQRRSYGRIRDWYHGEEGERGTTTLDPRVLEEDLHARFAVGLRVRDAWPLLCPADDGSDEATYWLFDDARSSWATVEYVPGRAVYETEQHGPRRLWDEVECAYRAWTGQGSPSRDRYRITVTAQGQSVSL
- a CDS encoding DUF3043 domain-containing protein; translated protein: MFRSRSKDEQAATAKVTADQPQQPRDPQAPKGRPTPKRSDSQSQRRSRAHTPANRKDATKAQREARRADMARQREAMASGDERYLPVRDKGPVRRFARDYVDSRWAVAEFFLPMAVVILVLTMIRVPSIQSIALLLWLVIIVLIVIDSALIWVRLGKLLQERFPNENLKGVKPYAVMRTLQMRRLRLPKPQVKRGEKP